Proteins from a single region of Psychrobacter cryohalolentis K5:
- a CDS encoding thymidylate synthase produces the protein MTMNSSIIKNEQAYLDLLRLVLNEGTEKGDRTGTGTLSHFGAQLRFNLADGFPLLTTKKVHLKSITYELLWFLNGSTHVDYLQQNGVRIWNEWATSEQTARFNRPAGDLGPIYGHQWRNYGATTTADGQYNSDGVDQIAQVVEQIKTNPNSRRLIVSGWNPGEADQVALPPCHTLFQFFVADNKLSCQLYQRSADLFLGVPFNIASYAMLTHMVAQVCNLEVGEFIWTGGDCHIYQNHREQVELQLTRSLYTLPTLALNPNVKDIFAFNYEDISVDGYESHPAIKAQVAV, from the coding sequence ATGACCATGAACAGCTCTATCATTAAAAACGAGCAAGCCTATTTAGACCTGCTACGCCTTGTCCTTAATGAAGGCACTGAAAAAGGTGACCGTACTGGAACGGGTACGCTTAGCCATTTTGGCGCGCAGCTACGTTTTAATTTAGCCGATGGTTTTCCACTATTAACCACCAAAAAAGTTCACTTAAAGTCCATCACCTATGAGCTCCTATGGTTTTTAAATGGTAGTACCCACGTCGATTATTTACAACAAAACGGCGTACGCATCTGGAATGAATGGGCAACGAGCGAGCAAACGGCGCGCTTTAATCGTCCTGCAGGTGACTTAGGTCCTATTTATGGTCACCAATGGCGTAATTATGGCGCGACCACAACTGCAGATGGGCAGTATAACTCTGACGGTGTCGATCAAATCGCACAAGTGGTTGAACAAATAAAAACCAATCCTAACTCGCGGCGCTTGATTGTCTCTGGCTGGAATCCGGGTGAAGCAGATCAAGTTGCGCTGCCACCTTGTCATACGTTATTCCAGTTTTTTGTTGCGGATAATAAACTCTCCTGCCAACTCTATCAGCGCTCAGCGGATTTATTTTTGGGCGTACCTTTTAATATCGCAAGCTATGCCATGCTTACCCATATGGTGGCACAAGTTTGTAATCTAGAAGTTGGTGAATTTATTTGGACCGGTGGCGATTGCCATATTTATCAAAACCACCGTGAGCAAGTGGAGCTGCAGCTGACCCGCTCGCTTTATACGCTGCCGACATTAGCACTTAACCCTAATGTAAAAGATATTTTTGCTTTTAATTATGAGGATATCAGCGTTGATGGCTATGAGTCTCATCCAGCGATTAAGGCACAAGTTGCGGTATAG
- a CDS encoding MAPEG family protein, with translation MNLFLGLVSDTASSAIWAMVVASLLPLTMALTAKMLGGFNLADNAHPRDFLQGTTGAAARANAAQENSYETLPVFLAAVLAAMLFFVPQLIVNTLAWLYVFIRIGFCVAYITNLAMFRSILWGLSIACCLMLFYLAIRVSV, from the coding sequence ATGAATTTATTCTTAGGATTGGTCTCTGATACTGCATCGTCAGCCATTTGGGCAATGGTAGTGGCAAGTCTGTTGCCATTAACAATGGCATTGACTGCAAAAATGCTCGGCGGCTTTAATTTGGCTGACAATGCCCATCCACGTGATTTTTTACAAGGTACGACGGGCGCTGCTGCACGTGCTAATGCCGCGCAGGAGAATAGCTATGAGACTTTACCGGTATTCTTAGCTGCAGTCTTGGCAGCGATGCTGTTTTTTGTGCCACAGCTGATTGTAAATACATTGGCTTGGCTATACGTGTTCATTCGCATTGGTTTTTGCGTGGCTTACATCACTAATTTGGCGATGTTCCGCTCTATCCTCTGGGGTCTTTCTATTGCCTGCTGTCTCATGCTCTTTTATTTAGCTATTCGAGTCAGTGTATAG
- a CDS encoding NRDE family protein has translation MCIVAIAWQLFDELPLVLLSNRDEFLQRPTEPLHQWEDKPIFAGRDAQSGGTWLGIHQEQHADFYKQNGRWAAVLNFRDGVQASNDERSRGELVADFLTSCLSPMEFARKISLQEYAGFNLIVGDSKQAVVVNNRGHAPTPLYGGLHVFSNGQPEEGWFKTERLRGRLRQEILPLISENSDFEYWQDAAFKVLSDNTQAPEEELPNTGIDIKIEQSLSSIYIEGANLTGVASKETTNNAVPSYGTRTQSILTLRRNTIKDSGIQAEIVSRECTH, from the coding sequence ATGTGTATTGTCGCCATTGCTTGGCAGTTATTTGATGAGCTGCCTTTGGTTTTATTGTCCAATCGCGATGAGTTTTTACAGCGCCCCACAGAACCACTACATCAATGGGAAGATAAGCCCATTTTTGCAGGGCGCGATGCGCAAAGTGGCGGTACGTGGTTAGGAATTCATCAAGAGCAGCATGCTGACTTTTATAAGCAAAATGGTCGCTGGGCGGCAGTATTGAACTTTCGCGATGGTGTGCAGGCAAGTAATGATGAGCGCTCACGTGGTGAATTGGTCGCTGATTTTTTGACCAGTTGCTTAAGCCCGATGGAATTTGCACGGAAAATCAGTCTGCAAGAATATGCTGGGTTTAATTTGATTGTCGGCGATAGCAAGCAAGCGGTTGTCGTTAATAACCGTGGTCATGCACCAACACCCTTATATGGAGGCTTGCACGTATTCTCTAATGGTCAGCCAGAAGAGGGTTGGTTTAAGACAGAGCGTTTGCGTGGCAGGTTACGTCAAGAAATATTGCCATTAATTAGCGAAAATAGTGATTTTGAATACTGGCAAGACGCTGCTTTTAAGGTATTGTCCGATAATACTCAAGCACCAGAAGAAGAGTTACCAAATACTGGTATCGATATCAAAATAGAGCAATCGCTGTCTTCGATTTATATTGAAGGCGCCAATCTTACTGGCGTTGCTAGTAAGGAGACTACCAATAATGCCGTGCCAAGCTACGGTACAAGGACACAAAGTATTTTAACGTTACGGCGAAATACTATTAAAGATTCAGGCATTCAAGCTGAAATCGTCAGCCGTGAATGTACTCATTAG
- a CDS encoding dihydrofolate reductase yields MSYANTEVAQIAAISSNRCIGKDNELPWHISADLQHFKSMTTKPNDGAIQGIVIMGRKTFESMGSKPLPKRVSFIISSQIDYAEQKGLVGSEKAYVMHNLDDALTQAASLAHGAHLDTIWVIGGERVFSDALLYTDRIELTHVDTEIVDGDAFYPELPSEFEVAQESEQMHDEKSALDFRFVTYKRKNAE; encoded by the coding sequence ATGAGTTATGCCAACACCGAAGTTGCCCAAATCGCGGCTATCAGTAGCAATCGCTGTATTGGTAAAGACAATGAGCTACCGTGGCATATCTCAGCCGATTTGCAGCATTTTAAAAGTATGACAACCAAACCAAATGACGGTGCGATACAGGGTATCGTGATTATGGGTCGCAAGACCTTTGAGTCAATGGGCAGCAAGCCGTTACCTAAACGTGTGAGCTTTATTATCAGTAGCCAGATAGATTATGCTGAGCAAAAAGGCTTGGTAGGTAGTGAAAAAGCTTATGTAATGCATAATTTAGACGATGCCTTAACCCAAGCAGCAAGCCTAGCGCATGGTGCGCATCTTGATACGATTTGGGTAATTGGTGGCGAGCGCGTGTTTAGCGATGCATTGCTGTACACCGACCGTATCGAACTCACTCACGTCGATACTGAAATCGTTGATGGCGATGCCTTTTATCCTGAGCTGCCAAGTGAGTTTGAAGTTGCGCAAGAATCTGAGCAAATGCATGATGAAAAAAGCGCGTTAGATTTTAGATTTGTGACTTATAAAAGAAAAAACGCTGAATAA
- the lgt gene encoding prolipoprotein diacylglyceryl transferase: protein MIIHPQYNPVALSLGPVEVHWYGLMYLLAFAAAFGLAWYRSSKRDNWTTDMVSDLVFYGALGVILGGRIGYVLFYQFGELLQNPAYLLKVWEGGMSFHGGFIGVMVGMWFFARKYKKTAFQVFDFIVPCVPTGLLFGRIGNYINGELWGRVSDGGYNWLTYFPQAAAFDMEQLQSNPQLQELMIEVNGQYVLPRHPSQLYEAFAEGLLLFIFLWWYSSKPRPRMAASAVFLLGYGISRFIIEFFRQPDVDQGFILLGWMTKGQLLSAPMIIAGLIMLIYAYKRGIYDWGKQAAY, encoded by the coding sequence ATGATAATTCATCCTCAGTATAATCCTGTAGCGCTGTCCTTGGGTCCAGTAGAAGTACACTGGTATGGCTTGATGTATTTGCTCGCATTTGCTGCCGCTTTTGGTCTGGCTTGGTATCGCAGCAGCAAACGTGACAATTGGACCACCGATATGGTGTCCGATTTGGTCTTTTATGGTGCACTTGGTGTCATTTTGGGCGGTCGTATCGGCTATGTGCTGTTTTATCAATTTGGCGAGCTATTACAAAACCCTGCCTATTTATTAAAAGTCTGGGAAGGCGGTATGTCTTTCCACGGCGGTTTTATTGGTGTCATGGTAGGCATGTGGTTCTTTGCTCGTAAATATAAAAAAACAGCCTTCCAAGTATTCGATTTTATCGTGCCTTGTGTACCAACCGGTTTATTATTCGGTCGCATTGGCAACTATATCAATGGCGAGTTATGGGGACGCGTCTCAGACGGTGGCTATAACTGGCTGACTTATTTTCCGCAAGCCGCTGCCTTTGATATGGAGCAATTACAGAGTAATCCACAATTGCAAGAGCTAATGATTGAGGTTAATGGTCAGTATGTGCTGCCGCGTCACCCATCGCAGCTATATGAAGCCTTTGCCGAAGGTCTGCTGCTATTTATTTTCTTATGGTGGTATTCATCAAAGCCGCGTCCACGTATGGCTGCCTCTGCTGTATTCTTACTAGGTTATGGTATCAGCCGATTTATCATCGAATTCTTCCGCCAGCCTGATGTTGACCAAGGATTTATTTTATTAGGTTGGATGACTAAAGGACAGCTATTGAGCGCACCGATGATTATCGCTGGTTTGATTATGCTAATTTATGCTTATAAGCGTGGTATTTATGATTGGGGTAAGCAAGCCGCTTATTAA
- a CDS encoding DUF3360 family protein: MSNTQLPPLDANPQQPTPSDNDVQSSYVELHKPYSSFKNRDAYLNHELQIMQPKRWRPNLPFRDYRFEYEDTIPAMAATIGKVVMVGAIAATFAGPLGLGDAFILENVRYELLIVSFFVILFSGFLLPTANLAGTHGPLIPLIPIVVAAGGHPMAFGLLIGAFGLLLAISKGGSLLANLTSKGVCGGLLLYLGFIGTISQVKNLFAWAEGIGMAHIAFVVILLTIILYAVLENFQKRWLAVPLSCLLGGGVAFAMGAPFAFKTAPGLPHMSPMYWWGENTGWMLGLPTVESFIVVLPFAVLAVAMWSPDFLGHQVFQKISYPKRTERVLMDIDDTMTSASFRQVVGSVLGGANFASSWGTYIVPAAIAKRPIPAGAILTGLFCLIAGVWGYPMDLAIWEPVMCVALIVGVFIPLLEAGMEMTREGKTTQSAAIVVFASALVNPAFGWSITLVLDNLGLIGSKERSASLTKMSRWIIPVITFVILTGVMAIVGMLPGIPALLPNFRH; encoded by the coding sequence ATGAGTAACACGCAGCTTCCCCCTTTAGATGCCAATCCGCAGCAGCCAACCCCTTCTGATAATGATGTTCAAAGTAGTTATGTAGAATTACATAAGCCCTATTCAAGTTTTAAAAATCGTGATGCCTACCTCAATCATGAACTGCAAATCATGCAGCCGAAACGCTGGCGGCCTAATTTGCCGTTCCGTGATTATCGTTTTGAGTACGAAGATACCATTCCAGCGATGGCTGCGACCATTGGTAAAGTCGTGATGGTGGGTGCTATTGCGGCGACCTTTGCAGGACCACTCGGTTTGGGTGATGCTTTTATCTTAGAAAACGTCCGTTATGAGTTATTGATTGTTTCGTTTTTTGTCATTTTATTCTCAGGTTTTCTACTACCGACCGCCAACCTTGCGGGTACCCATGGGCCTTTAATTCCGCTTATTCCTATTGTTGTCGCAGCTGGTGGTCACCCGATGGCCTTTGGGCTGCTCATCGGTGCCTTTGGATTATTATTGGCAATCAGTAAAGGGGGCAGTTTACTAGCAAATTTGACCAGTAAAGGCGTGTGCGGTGGTTTGCTGCTCTACTTGGGCTTTATTGGTACGATATCACAAGTTAAAAACTTGTTTGCATGGGCAGAGGGCATTGGCATGGCGCATATTGCTTTTGTAGTGATTTTGCTGACGATTATCTTGTATGCTGTGTTAGAAAATTTTCAAAAGCGCTGGCTGGCTGTGCCGTTGAGCTGTTTGTTAGGCGGTGGCGTGGCATTTGCTATGGGTGCACCTTTTGCCTTTAAAACCGCACCCGGTCTACCGCATATGAGCCCTATGTATTGGTGGGGCGAAAATACCGGTTGGATGTTAGGATTACCGACGGTTGAGAGCTTTATCGTGGTATTACCTTTTGCGGTGTTAGCAGTGGCGATGTGGTCGCCAGATTTTTTAGGTCATCAGGTCTTTCAGAAAATCAGCTATCCCAAACGTACTGAACGTGTACTGATGGATATTGATGATACGATGACCAGTGCATCGTTTCGTCAGGTCGTAGGTTCTGTGCTCGGTGGGGCGAACTTTGCGTCGTCATGGGGTACGTATATCGTACCTGCAGCAATTGCCAAGCGTCCGATTCCAGCTGGTGCGATTTTGACAGGACTATTCTGCCTTATCGCAGGTGTTTGGGGTTATCCTATGGACTTGGCAATCTGGGAGCCAGTGATGTGTGTGGCACTCATCGTTGGCGTCTTTATACCGCTACTTGAAGCTGGGATGGAGATGACGCGTGAGGGTAAAACTACTCAGTCTGCCGCCATTGTCGTCTTTGCATCTGCGTTGGTGAATCCTGCCTTCGGTTGGTCTATTACTTTGGTGCTTGATAATTTAGGATTAATTGGCTCTAAAGAGCGTAGTGCCAGTCTAACCAAAATGAGCCGCTGGATTATTCCTGTGATCACCTTTGTGATACTGACCGGGGTTATGGCTATCGTCGGTATGTTGCCAGGTATCCCAGCACTATTACCAAATTTCCGTCACTAG
- a CDS encoding OsmC family protein, protein MSESKASVTWQENKAFMGVSPSGHNVQIDADKEKGASPMELILLGLGGCASYDVVAILQKSRQNVTDVRCELTAQRAETVPAVYTDIHMHFVVTGQDVKDSQVEKAIKLSAEKYCSASRMLVQGGVNVTHDFEVIAG, encoded by the coding sequence ATGTCAGAATCTAAAGCAAGTGTCACGTGGCAAGAAAACAAAGCTTTTATGGGCGTATCACCGTCAGGTCATAATGTACAAATCGATGCTGATAAAGAAAAAGGCGCCAGTCCAATGGAGCTGATTCTACTAGGGCTTGGAGGTTGTGCTAGCTATGATGTGGTGGCGATTTTGCAGAAATCGCGTCAAAATGTGACTGACGTACGTTGTGAGCTGACTGCTCAACGTGCCGAAACCGTACCGGCTGTCTATACTGATATTCATATGCATTTTGTCGTGACCGGTCAAGACGTCAAAGACAGCCAAGTAGAAAAAGCCATTAAATTATCTGCAGAAAAATACTGCTCAGCCAGTCGTATGTTGGTGCAAGGCGGGGTCAATGTGACGCATGACTTTGAAGTTATCGCAGGATAA
- a CDS encoding RNA pyrophosphohydrolase, whose protein sequence is MIDADGFRANVGIILANTQGQVLWAKRIGHNAWQFPQGGIDRGETPMDAMYRELWEEVGLHPRHVDLLAVTQDWLRYRLPKRYVRHGQYPLCIGQKQKWFLLRLDEPNTQHIRFDEGKPEFDNWQWVSYWYPLGQVIHFKRSVYRRALQELVPELPLQQGLIIPEQNNHLLVE, encoded by the coding sequence ATGATAGATGCAGACGGCTTTCGCGCCAATGTCGGCATCATCTTGGCAAATACACAAGGGCAAGTTCTGTGGGCAAAACGTATTGGTCACAACGCTTGGCAGTTCCCTCAAGGCGGTATCGACCGTGGGGAGACGCCGATGGATGCGATGTATCGCGAGCTCTGGGAAGAGGTCGGTCTACATCCGCGTCATGTCGATTTGCTAGCGGTTACGCAAGATTGGTTGCGTTATCGTCTGCCAAAACGCTATGTGCGTCATGGGCAGTACCCTTTATGTATTGGGCAAAAACAGAAATGGTTTTTGCTACGCTTAGATGAGCCAAATACCCAACACATCCGCTTTGATGAGGGAAAACCAGAGTTTGATAACTGGCAATGGGTCAGCTACTGGTATCCACTTGGACAAGTGATTCACTTTAAACGCAGCGTATATCGTCGCGCCTTGCAAGAATTGGTGCCCGAGCTACCGCTTCAACAAGGGCTTATTATTCCGGAACAAAACAACCATTTGTTGGTGGAATAA
- the uvrC gene encoding excinuclease ABC subunit UvrC: MVNVSESSPIDDKKARLKHLIQRLPNLPGVYKMLGKNGDILYVGKAKSLKSRVNSYFAKTIDHPKTRALVARIHNIETIITRSETEALLLEQNLIKEYRPPYNVLLRDDKSYLYVFISADKPYPRLAYGRGKGNHQKGRFFGPFPSAHAAKETLVLMQKMFQMRQCTNTFFKQRKRPCLEYQIKRCRAPCVGLVSPEEYSEDVNNTIRFLKGDSSDIHTALIEKMEASAEELDFEKAVFYRDQLSMLREVQAKQAVYTVQGEADVIAIASQGGMTCVNVLTVRGGRVLGGKNYFPDVDSSEPLADNLSAFITSFYFQVTDDLPAEIILSDELPDQLAVSEALATHFGSKVVIKTSVREHRAEWLDLAKLNTNNALKTKLGDYLELHARFGALKDVLTEVTDRTIDRIECFDISHTMGEATIGSCVVFDQGGSRRRDYRQYAIHDIVGGDDYAAMKQVLTRRYKKQPLPDLLLIDGGKGQLGIAKEVLTELGILGDTLLISVAKGEGRKAGLEVLHFIDHEPLDLPMDSKALHLLMHIRDEAHRFAITAHRKKRDKRRSSSVLEVIPGLGEKRRRDLLNHFGGMQQLLGASQQELAGVQGIGPVLAKTVYKVLHE, from the coding sequence ATGGTCAATGTCTCAGAATCGAGTCCCATCGATGACAAGAAAGCCCGTCTTAAACATTTAATCCAGCGCCTGCCAAACTTGCCGGGAGTGTATAAAATGCTGGGTAAAAATGGTGATATTTTATATGTCGGCAAAGCTAAATCACTCAAGAGCCGTGTGAACAGCTACTTTGCGAAAACCATTGATCATCCTAAGACACGAGCACTGGTGGCACGGATACATAATATTGAAACCATCATTACCCGCAGTGAAACCGAAGCGCTGTTACTTGAGCAAAATCTGATTAAAGAATATCGTCCGCCTTATAACGTACTGTTGCGCGATGATAAATCCTATCTCTATGTGTTTATTTCAGCAGATAAGCCTTATCCAAGATTGGCTTATGGTCGTGGTAAAGGCAATCACCAAAAGGGTCGCTTTTTCGGTCCTTTTCCTTCTGCGCATGCGGCAAAAGAAACACTGGTGCTCATGCAAAAAATGTTTCAAATGCGCCAATGCACCAATACCTTTTTTAAGCAACGTAAGCGTCCTTGTCTTGAATACCAAATTAAGCGTTGCCGTGCGCCATGTGTGGGCTTAGTATCGCCAGAAGAATATAGCGAGGACGTCAATAATACTATTCGTTTCTTAAAAGGTGACTCTAGCGATATCCATACTGCTTTGATTGAAAAAATGGAAGCTTCTGCTGAAGAGCTAGACTTTGAAAAGGCAGTTTTTTATCGCGATCAGCTTTCTATGCTGCGTGAAGTACAAGCCAAGCAAGCCGTTTATACAGTGCAGGGTGAGGCAGATGTGATTGCTATTGCCAGTCAAGGAGGCATGACCTGTGTCAACGTATTGACGGTACGTGGTGGGCGCGTGCTTGGCGGTAAGAACTACTTCCCTGATGTCGATAGCAGTGAGCCTCTTGCAGACAATTTATCAGCGTTTATCACCTCATTTTATTTTCAGGTGACGGATGATTTGCCAGCAGAGATTATATTGAGCGATGAATTACCAGATCAGCTAGCAGTGAGTGAGGCGTTGGCAACACACTTTGGTAGTAAGGTCGTTATCAAAACCAGCGTACGTGAGCACCGTGCTGAATGGTTAGACTTAGCAAAACTTAATACTAATAATGCACTAAAAACCAAACTTGGCGATTATTTAGAGTTACATGCACGCTTTGGGGCGTTAAAAGATGTTTTGACTGAAGTCACGGATCGTACCATTGACCGTATCGAGTGTTTTGATATCTCGCATACGATGGGCGAGGCGACGATTGGTAGCTGTGTGGTCTTTGATCAAGGTGGCTCGCGTCGTCGTGATTATCGTCAGTATGCTATCCATGACATTGTCGGCGGTGATGACTATGCAGCGATGAAGCAGGTTTTGACACGGCGTTATAAGAAGCAGCCATTGCCGGATTTATTGCTTATCGATGGTGGTAAAGGGCAGCTCGGTATAGCCAAAGAAGTGCTGACTGAGTTGGGTATCCTTGGTGATACTTTGCTTATCAGTGTGGCAAAAGGTGAAGGACGTAAGGCTGGACTTGAAGTTCTGCACTTTATTGACCATGAGCCACTTGACTTGCCTATGGATAGCAAGGCGCTGCATTTATTAATGCATATCCGCGATGAGGCGCATCGTTTTGCGATTACAGCGCACCGTAAAAAGCGTGATAAGCGTCGTTCATCATCAGTGCTAGAAGTAATACCAGGACTGGGCGAAAAGCGCCGTCGTGATTTGCTCAATCACTTTGGCGGCATGCAGCAATTGCTTGGTGCCTCGCAGCAAGAATTGGCAGGCGTACAAGGTATTGGACCAGTACTCGCAAAAACCGTTTATAAAGTGCTGCATGAGTAG
- a CDS encoding DUF4139 domain-containing protein, which translates to MSATLSSRSFLHDKRLTTAVDVQSPNLKRTRLSLLCIVASGFSFFVPVTAQAATSSIEQITIYQGLASVTRVLPISGTGEQTLVFSCLSPAIEPDSISVQALGNVNIGEVSIQTLSGEQAAQCQYQGAANVQTQQNNLADISAELEAARLTKAYLQNLTKVTQITTTGTLANNARDLETQAASINKKIVELQKREARAKDNLNQLVADSTSSVQSNVTQVSVRTASRSASSVKLHYQVRGASWEPTYQARLNTDNKQLNITASAIIAQQTGENWNNVPVILSTVNPNQTTTSQLPRVERLSLYEEEQAKLSRYAQPMMEAAPVVVVSVSDSYGGAGGMAPLPSFTVSSQNKNGITEYRLPQRVSIPSDGRRVRTVIDEQSGISKLWLRSTPSIEAAAYWYASAPFLTPAWADGSLQLYRDDNYVGQSRYDYQSLKEQGIGFGVDPSLLVKQLADEDKKGDKGVFNRQQTKTITQAYQFTNQHNRSMRMQVLGAEPLSSDDSIKVTATHTPAISKKNWNDNKGMVAWEFDLPSQQSQVVQSIYQISYPADKKLSTN; encoded by the coding sequence ATGTCTGCTACCTTATCATCACGATCATTTTTGCACGATAAACGGTTAACTACCGCAGTTGATGTGCAATCGCCAAACCTTAAGCGAACCAGATTATCTTTATTGTGTATAGTCGCATCAGGCTTCAGTTTTTTTGTGCCAGTGACGGCGCAAGCAGCAACCAGTAGTATCGAACAAATTACCATTTATCAAGGCTTAGCCAGTGTCACGCGTGTACTGCCCATCAGTGGCACAGGTGAGCAGACGCTGGTTTTTTCCTGTCTTTCGCCTGCGATTGAACCCGACAGTATTAGTGTGCAAGCACTGGGCAATGTCAATATCGGTGAAGTCAGTATTCAAACTTTGAGTGGCGAGCAAGCAGCGCAGTGCCAGTATCAAGGGGCAGCTAATGTACAGACTCAGCAGAATAATCTAGCGGATATCAGTGCCGAATTGGAAGCCGCACGCCTGACCAAAGCCTATTTGCAAAACCTAACCAAAGTCACGCAAATCACTACTACTGGTACCCTTGCCAATAATGCACGCGACTTAGAAACGCAAGCCGCCAGTATTAACAAAAAAATAGTAGAGCTACAAAAACGAGAAGCTCGTGCTAAAGACAACTTAAATCAGCTGGTCGCTGACAGTACTTCGTCAGTACAAAGTAATGTCACCCAAGTCAGTGTACGTACCGCTAGCCGTTCTGCTAGTAGTGTTAAATTACATTATCAAGTACGCGGTGCCAGCTGGGAGCCGACTTATCAAGCGCGTTTAAATACCGATAATAAACAACTCAACATCACCGCCTCTGCCATCATCGCCCAACAAACAGGCGAGAATTGGAACAACGTGCCCGTTATTTTGAGTACTGTCAATCCCAATCAAACGACGACCAGCCAGCTACCAAGAGTTGAACGTTTGTCATTATATGAAGAAGAGCAAGCTAAGTTGAGCCGTTATGCACAACCAATGATGGAAGCTGCTCCAGTGGTTGTTGTTTCTGTCAGCGACAGTTATGGCGGTGCAGGTGGTATGGCGCCGCTACCGAGTTTTACGGTTAGCAGCCAAAATAAAAACGGTATCACTGAGTATCGCTTGCCGCAGCGCGTGAGTATCCCCAGTGATGGCAGGCGCGTACGCACAGTGATAGATGAACAATCCGGCATCAGTAAGCTGTGGCTACGGAGTACACCAAGCATCGAAGCTGCCGCTTACTGGTATGCGTCTGCGCCGTTTTTGACGCCAGCTTGGGCAGATGGTTCATTGCAACTGTATCGCGACGATAACTATGTTGGTCAGTCGCGCTATGATTATCAGAGTCTAAAAGAGCAGGGGATTGGTTTTGGTGTTGATCCGAGCTTGCTTGTGAAACAGCTGGCTGATGAAGACAAAAAAGGCGATAAAGGCGTATTTAATCGTCAACAAACCAAAACCATCACTCAGGCTTATCAATTTACCAATCAGCACAATCGTAGTATGCGCATGCAAGTGTTAGGCGCAGAACCCTTGAGTAGCGATGACAGCATTAAAGTAACCGCGACGCATACACCAGCGATTAGCAAAAAAAATTGGAATGATAACAAAGGAATGGTAGCGTGGGAGTTCGATTTACCGAGTCAACAATCTCAAGTTGTGCAGTCGATCTATCAAATTAGCTATCCTGCGGATAAAAAATTAAGCACGAATTAA
- a CDS encoding tRNA dihydrouridine synthase, whose protein sequence is MNNSQQLQIRQKTIQNLFANPVRLLAPMEGLTDPLMRQILTQIASDLGRPYDWSVSEFIRVTQHVLPAHVFYKYVPELRHDAKTACGTPIHIQLLGSEAQLMADNAAYACALGAPAIDINFGCPAKTVNSHRGGSVLLDEPETMYQIISAVRQAVPADIPVSAKIRLGYTDTSLMDDIRGAIKDSGADWLTVHARTKTQGYKPPAYWDKIQSFNALDIPVIANGEIWNAEHAQNCMTQSGTEHLMLGRGAVTRPDLIAQVDREHSQTLNNETTLLWQDLIAHQIKFLQGTAKSDIVLVGRYKQWLAMLTKGYSEAKILWDSIKREKNKAAIISALQMSAQ, encoded by the coding sequence ATGAATAATAGTCAGCAACTTCAAATACGTCAGAAAACAATACAAAATCTATTTGCCAATCCTGTCCGACTCCTTGCACCAATGGAAGGTTTGACCGACCCGTTAATGCGGCAAATCCTCACGCAAATTGCATCAGACTTGGGTCGCCCTTATGATTGGTCGGTTAGCGAATTTATCCGTGTGACTCAGCATGTCTTACCCGCGCATGTATTCTATAAATACGTTCCAGAATTGCGTCATGATGCCAAGACTGCCTGTGGCACACCGATTCATATCCAGTTGCTCGGTAGTGAAGCGCAACTCATGGCAGACAATGCGGCATATGCCTGTGCGCTTGGTGCACCTGCCATTGATATCAACTTTGGTTGTCCTGCCAAAACTGTCAATAGCCACCGTGGTGGTTCGGTATTACTGGATGAACCCGAAACCATGTATCAGATTATCAGCGCGGTGCGTCAAGCGGTACCTGCCGACATTCCAGTCTCAGCCAAAATTCGTTTAGGTTATACCGATACCAGTCTCATGGATGATATTCGCGGCGCGATTAAAGACAGTGGTGCTGATTGGCTAACTGTTCATGCACGAACCAAAACCCAAGGCTATAAGCCGCCAGCCTATTGGGACAAGATTCAAAGCTTTAATGCGCTTGATATTCCCGTCATTGCCAATGGCGAAATATGGAATGCAGAGCACGCACAAAATTGTATGACGCAATCGGGTACAGAGCATTTGATGTTGGGTCGCGGTGCAGTTACCCGTCCCGACTTAATTGCACAGGTTGATAGAGAACATAGTCAGACTTTAAATAATGAAACAACATTGTTATGGCAAGACCTGATTGCGCATCAGATTAAATTTTTGCAAGGCACGGCAAAAAGCGACATTGTATTGGTCGGTCGTTATAAACAATGGTTAGCGATGCTCACCAAAGGCTATAGCGAGGCGAAGATATTATGGGACAGTATTAAAAGAGAGAAAAATAAAGCAGCTATCATTAGCGCACTACAAATGAGTGCACAGTAA